The Leucobacter sp. UCMA 4100 genome window below encodes:
- a CDS encoding CoA-acylating methylmalonate-semialdehyde dehydrogenase: MARIPHVIAGEKIDTAERYAPVFNPATGEQQHEVPLASTEQTEAAIAAAKAALPGWRATSLTKRADVFFNLRQLLKQRTPELAAIITSEHGKVLSDAAGEISRGLENVEFAAGLLHHLKGEYSEQVSTGVDVHSVKQPVGVVGCITPFNFPVMVPLWMVASAIACGNTVVLKPSERDPSASVYIADLFREAGLPDGVLNVVHGDKGSVDVILDSPDVKAVSFVGSTPIAKSIYERAAANGKRVQALGGAKNHMLVMPDADIESAADAAVSAAYGSAGERCMAVSVLVAVGDSGDKLVKAIEERIGGLVIGDGTDPSSEMGPLITKEARERVESYVAGAAAEGATVVVDGREKQFDLPGFFTGVSLIDHVKVGSKVHSDEIFGPVLAVVRAESYEEGIEIINEHQYGNGTALFTRDGRTARQFEFDVEAGMVGINVPIPVPVGSFSFGGWKDSLFGDTHIYGPESIHFYTRSKAITTRWPDPSESQIDLGFPSND; encoded by the coding sequence ATGGCGCGCATTCCACACGTGATCGCTGGCGAGAAGATCGATACCGCCGAGCGCTACGCCCCCGTGTTCAACCCCGCAACGGGCGAACAGCAGCACGAGGTTCCCCTCGCGAGCACCGAGCAGACCGAGGCTGCGATCGCTGCGGCCAAGGCAGCGCTGCCTGGCTGGCGTGCAACGAGCCTCACGAAGCGTGCCGACGTGTTCTTCAACCTGCGCCAGCTGCTCAAGCAGCGCACCCCCGAGCTCGCTGCCATCATCACGAGCGAGCACGGCAAGGTACTCTCAGACGCTGCGGGCGAGATCTCACGCGGCCTCGAAAACGTCGAGTTCGCGGCTGGCCTGCTGCACCACCTCAAGGGTGAGTACTCAGAGCAGGTTTCGACCGGCGTCGACGTGCACAGCGTCAAGCAACCCGTCGGCGTTGTCGGCTGCATCACCCCCTTCAACTTCCCGGTCATGGTGCCCCTGTGGATGGTCGCCTCGGCAATCGCCTGCGGCAACACCGTTGTACTGAAGCCCTCAGAGCGAGACCCATCGGCATCGGTGTACATCGCCGACCTCTTCCGCGAGGCTGGCCTGCCCGACGGCGTGCTCAACGTCGTTCACGGTGACAAGGGTTCGGTCGACGTCATTCTCGACAGCCCCGACGTCAAGGCCGTCTCATTCGTCGGCTCGACCCCCATCGCGAAGTCGATCTACGAGCGTGCCGCCGCCAACGGCAAGCGCGTGCAGGCACTCGGCGGGGCAAAGAACCACATGCTCGTCATGCCCGACGCCGACATCGAGTCGGCAGCCGACGCCGCAGTTTCGGCCGCATACGGCTCGGCCGGTGAACGCTGCATGGCGGTCTCGGTTCTCGTCGCGGTGGGCGACTCAGGCGACAAGCTCGTCAAGGCGATCGAAGAGCGCATTGGCGGCCTCGTGATTGGCGACGGCACCGATCCATCATCAGAAATGGGCCCGCTCATTACGAAGGAAGCGCGCGAGCGCGTCGAGTCGTACGTCGCAGGTGCAGCGGCCGAGGGTGCGACGGTCGTCGTTGACGGCCGCGAGAAGCAGTTCGACCTGCCAGGGTTCTTCACGGGCGTCTCGCTCATTGACCACGTGAAGGTCGGCAGCAAGGTGCACAGCGACGAGATCTTCGGCCCCGTGCTCGCGGTCGTTCGCGCCGAGAGCTACGAAGAGGGCATCGAGATCATCAACGAGCACCAGTACGGTAACGGCACCGCGCTCTTCACGCGCGACGGCCGCACCGCACGCCAGTTCGAGTTTGATGTTGAAGCGGGTATGGTGGGCATCAACGTGCCGATTCCCGTGCCGGTCGGTTCGTTCTCATTCGGCGGGTGGAAAGATTCGCTGTTTGGCGACACCCACATTTACGGCCCCGAATCAATTCACTTCTACACTCGCAGCAAGGCGATCACGACCCGCTGGCCAGATCCGTCAGAGTCGCAGATCGACCTCGGCTTCCCGAGCAACGACTAG
- a CDS encoding ABC transporter ATP-binding protein, producing MLSINAISKTFFADTINERRALNSLSLTLAEGDFVTVIGSNGAGKSTLLNAISGRYTVDSGDIEIDGRRVNGLKEFKRARHIGRVFQDPMAGTAPNLTIEQNLALAAKRGQRRGLGRALNKTKREYFREQLTSLELGLENRLTANVGLLSGGQRQALSLLMAGFTHPSILLLDEHTAALDPQRAALVTSLTERIVSQGNLTTLMVTHNMEQALALGNRLIMMHEGRIVFEAGPEEKKNLTVQGLLDEFSKIKGAQFDDRALLG from the coding sequence ATGCTCTCGATTAACGCAATCTCGAAAACCTTCTTCGCCGACACCATCAACGAGCGCCGCGCGCTCAACAGCCTGAGCCTCACGCTCGCCGAGGGCGACTTCGTTACGGTCATCGGTTCAAACGGCGCCGGCAAGTCGACGCTCTTGAACGCCATCTCTGGCCGCTACACCGTCGACTCGGGCGACATCGAGATCGACGGCCGCCGGGTGAACGGGCTCAAAGAGTTCAAGCGCGCACGCCACATTGGTCGCGTCTTTCAAGACCCCATGGCGGGAACCGCGCCGAACCTAACGATCGAGCAAAACCTCGCTCTCGCCGCAAAGCGCGGTCAGCGTCGAGGCCTCGGCCGCGCCCTCAACAAGACCAAGCGGGAGTACTTTCGCGAGCAGCTCACCTCGCTCGAGCTGGGGCTCGAGAACCGGCTCACCGCCAACGTGGGGCTGCTCTCAGGTGGCCAGCGCCAGGCGCTCTCGCTGCTCATGGCGGGCTTTACCCACCCCTCTATCCTGCTGCTCGACGAGCACACCGCGGCGCTCGATCCGCAGCGTGCGGCGCTCGTGACCTCGCTCACCGAGCGCATCGTCTCGCAGGGCAACCTCACGACGCTCATGGTCACCCACAACATGGAGCAGGCGCTCGCCCTCGGCAACCGCCTCATCATGATGCACGAGGGCCGCATCGTCTTCGAGGCCGGCCCCGAAGAGAAAAAGAACCTCACGGTTCAGGGGTTGCTCGACGAGTTCTCGAAGATCAAGGGCGCGCAGTTCGACGACCGAGCGCTGCTCGGCTAG
- a CDS encoding pseudouridine synthase: MPPRSPLPQRNGLDAAWVRTPDRDPHHPAPWVTMRDWLDAKLGEHIDVAEFIRDERFVGHDGTPLGHDDAYEANTFFWFHRDLRDETEVPGEIGIVHRDERIIVIDKPPFLSTIPRGRHVMQSVVVKLRAELGLPELTPAHRLDRLTSGLLLLTTERRWRAPYQELFQSRTVHKTYLAVADRLPADRLPATVENHLRKQHGSRRVQHLADQPANSRSLVEHSHDTVHEGHERAVYRLTPHTGKTHQLRQHMLTLGVPITGDPLYPEILPVSIDDFTVPLQLLAHSLRFDDPVDGTPRAFEATRAFPIVAPAPAQDPLPAQDTID; encoded by the coding sequence ATGCCACCACGCTCGCCCCTGCCCCAGCGCAACGGCCTCGACGCTGCTTGGGTACGAACGCCAGACCGCGATCCGCATCACCCGGCCCCTTGGGTGACCATGCGAGACTGGCTCGATGCCAAGCTCGGCGAGCACATCGACGTCGCCGAATTCATTCGCGACGAGCGCTTCGTAGGGCACGACGGCACGCCGCTCGGGCACGACGACGCGTACGAAGCCAACACCTTCTTCTGGTTTCACCGCGACCTGCGCGACGAGACCGAGGTGCCCGGCGAAATCGGCATCGTGCACCGCGACGAACGCATCATCGTGATCGATAAGCCGCCGTTTCTCTCGACGATTCCGCGCGGGCGTCACGTCATGCAGAGCGTCGTCGTCAAGCTTCGCGCCGAGCTCGGCCTGCCCGAGCTCACGCCGGCGCACCGGCTCGACCGGCTCACGAGCGGGCTGCTGCTGCTCACGACCGAGCGGCGGTGGCGCGCGCCCTACCAAGAACTCTTCCAGTCGCGCACCGTGCACAAGACGTACCTTGCCGTCGCCGACCGGCTGCCGGCCGATCGCTTGCCCGCGACCGTCGAGAACCACCTGCGCAAACAACACGGAAGCCGGCGGGTGCAGCACCTCGCCGACCAACCGGCCAACTCACGCTCGCTCGTCGAGCACTCGCACGACACCGTGCACGAGGGCCACGAGCGCGCGGTGTACCGGCTCACGCCACACACCGGCAAGACGCACCAGCTGCGCCAGCACATGCTCACCCTCGGGGTTCCGATCACGGGCGACCCGCTCTACCCCGAGATTCTGCCGGTCTCAATCGACGACTTCACCGTGCCCCTGCAGTTGCTCGCGCACTCGCTGCGGTTCGACGACCCGGTCGACGGTACCCCGCGCGCCTTCGAGGCGACGCGGGCTTTCCCGATCGTGGCGCCCGCCCCAGCCCAGGATCCGCTCCCAGCCCAGGACACGATCGATTAA
- a CDS encoding helix-turn-helix domain-containing protein: MFDHDRGRGPGHTGDLTEVLAAYLATPTNRSLAATRARLSRSVFYQRLALIEELLGVDLSDGGTITTLTVALTAHGLHS, encoded by the coding sequence GTGTTCGACCACGATCGCGGCCGCGGCCCGGGCCACACCGGCGACCTGACCGAGGTACTCGCCGCCTACCTCGCAACCCCGACGAACCGCTCCCTCGCGGCAACCAGGGCCCGGCTCTCGCGCTCGGTCTTCTACCAGCGGCTCGCCCTCATCGAAGAGCTGCTGGGCGTCGATCTCAGCGATGGCGGCACCATCACAACGCTCACGGTTGCGCTCACCGCGCATGGCCTACACTCCTAA
- a CDS encoding ABC transporter permease, protein MFGALELGLIYGVMALGVYLTFRVLNFPDLTVDGSFTTGAALAAMLITNGVNPVIATAAGAGAGFVAGIITGLLYTKGHIDGLLAGILTMIALWSINLRIMGTSNLGLLRTNTVFSPLGDNNLLGTWTSIISIFAGVLVLKFIVDWFLSTDLGLAIQATGDNGPMIRSFGVSTDKTAILTLAISNGFVGLCGALVAQYNGFAEISMGVGLILTGLASVILGQAVFGQSRIWIATLAVVLGAVLYRVIIYGALAVGLEPQDMRLVTAVLVIAALLLPRWKFLKRLPSWDLKSSRPKPKTAAPEPAAAGATDRAAGSTK, encoded by the coding sequence ATGTTTGGTGCACTCGAGCTCGGGCTTATTTACGGTGTCATGGCCCTTGGCGTGTATCTCACGTTTCGCGTGCTCAACTTTCCTGACCTCACCGTCGACGGCAGTTTCACGACCGGTGCGGCGCTCGCCGCGATGCTGATCACCAACGGGGTCAACCCCGTGATCGCGACGGCTGCTGGCGCCGGGGCGGGCTTCGTGGCTGGCATTATCACCGGGCTGCTCTACACGAAGGGCCATATTGATGGCCTGCTCGCGGGTATTCTCACGATGATCGCCCTGTGGTCGATCAACCTGCGCATCATGGGAACCTCAAACCTGGGCCTGCTGCGCACGAACACCGTCTTTTCGCCGCTCGGCGATAACAACCTGCTCGGCACCTGGACCAGCATCATCAGCATTTTTGCCGGCGTGCTCGTCTTGAAATTCATTGTCGACTGGTTCCTCTCGACCGACCTTGGTCTCGCGATTCAGGCGACCGGCGATAACGGCCCGATGATCCGCTCATTCGGTGTCTCAACCGACAAGACCGCGATTTTGACGCTCGCCATCTCGAACGGCTTCGTGGGGCTGTGCGGCGCGCTCGTCGCCCAGTACAACGGCTTCGCCGAGATCTCGATGGGCGTCGGCCTCATTCTCACCGGCCTCGCGTCGGTCATTCTCGGCCAGGCGGTATTCGGCCAGAGCCGCATCTGGATCGCGACACTCGCGGTTGTGCTCGGCGCCGTGCTGTACCGCGTCATCATTTACGGTGCCCTGGCGGTAGGCCTCGAGCCGCAAGACATGCGCCTCGTGACCGCCGTGCTCGTGATTGCCGCACTGCTCTTGCCGCGGTGGAAGTTCTTAAAGCGGCTTCCCTCATGGGATCTCAAGAGCTCACGGCCGAAGCCCAAAACGGCCGCTCCAGAACCGGCCGCTGCTGGCGCCACCGACCGGGCCGCTGGCTCAACAAAGTAG
- a CDS encoding ABC transporter substrate-binding protein: MKRQVLAGIALAAAGALALVGCSSAEKPANSGDDAKFTIGINQFVQHGALDAATAGFKKAFEDADIDVTFEEKNANGEQATAVTIAQGFASKKPDLVLAVATPSAQATAQALADVPVLFTAVTDAEEAKLVETNAKPGGNVTGTSDLAPIDKQLELIQQIVPDAKSVGIVYASGEVNSQVQVDAAIDAAKPLGIEIVSKTVTTPNDIQQATESLGDVDAIYVPTDNMVVAGIAALVQVAEAKQIPVIGAESGTVDGGAVATVGIDYFKLGYQTGEMAIRILKDGDDPADMSVEVAKEHAYVVNPGAAERMGVELPKSILDQADIVE; the protein is encoded by the coding sequence ATGAAACGTCAAGTACTCGCGGGCATTGCCCTCGCGGCTGCGGGCGCTCTCGCGCTTGTCGGCTGCTCATCAGCCGAAAAACCGGCAAACTCAGGCGACGACGCCAAGTTTACAATCGGAATTAACCAGTTTGTGCAGCACGGAGCACTTGACGCGGCGACCGCCGGCTTTAAGAAGGCCTTCGAAGACGCTGACATCGATGTCACCTTCGAAGAGAAAAACGCGAACGGTGAGCAGGCCACGGCCGTGACCATCGCTCAGGGTTTCGCCTCGAAGAAGCCAGACCTCGTGCTCGCCGTCGCAACGCCTTCAGCGCAGGCCACTGCGCAGGCGCTCGCCGACGTTCCCGTGCTCTTCACCGCGGTCACCGACGCTGAAGAGGCGAAGCTCGTCGAAACGAACGCGAAGCCAGGCGGCAACGTGACCGGCACGAGCGACCTCGCGCCGATCGATAAGCAGCTCGAGCTCATTCAGCAGATCGTTCCCGACGCCAAGAGCGTCGGCATTGTCTACGCCTCGGGCGAGGTCAACTCGCAGGTGCAGGTTGACGCGGCAATCGATGCCGCGAAGCCTCTCGGCATTGAAATCGTCTCGAAGACGGTCACGACCCCCAACGACATTCAGCAGGCCACCGAGTCACTCGGCGACGTTGACGCGATTTACGTGCCCACCGACAACATGGTCGTTGCGGGCATCGCTGCGCTCGTGCAGGTCGCAGAGGCGAAGCAGATTCCAGTCATTGGCGCCGAGAGCGGCACCGTTGACGGTGGCGCCGTCGCGACGGTTGGTATCGACTACTTCAAGCTCGGCTACCAAACCGGCGAGATGGCGATTCGCATTCTCAAAGACGGCGACGACCCGGCCGACATGTCGGTCGAGGTGGCGAAGGAGCACGCGTACGTCGTGAACCCCGGAGCCGCCGAGCGCATGGGCGTAGAGCTGCCGAAGAGCATTCTCGACCAGGCTGATATCGTCGAATAA
- a CDS encoding amino acid permease, producing MNLQTQTSPPATLKRGLTARHIRWMALGSAIGTGLFMGSAGAIQSAGPAVLIAYIVGGAAVFMVMRALGEMAVRHPVSGSFAQYASRYVGPFAGFVAGWTYTFEMFVVALADVTAFGLYMGFWFPDVERWVWVLAIVFFIAALNLISVKVFGELEFWFSLIKITAIVLMIVGGIAIIIFGLGNQSENAAGIQNLVSHGGFMPNGLWGLLASFTIVMFAFGGIEVIGITAGEAQEPRKVIPKAINSVPVRILLFYVLTLGVIMSLQPWDTITGEKSPFVSIFESLGISGAAHVLNVVVITAAVSAINADIFGAGRMLHGLAEQGQAPKAFMKLTRNGVPWLTVVTMVSALLVGVVLNALFPDQIFFLIAALATFATVLVWLMILISHVRMKREIAREGLLPSEFPVPLWPLASYLTIGFIGFVIIMIGLVESTRPALIVGVVWVLILFASYQLFCKGKGRERHFLVDETGPISIDER from the coding sequence ATGAACCTTCAGACTCAGACCAGCCCACCGGCCACGCTGAAACGTGGCCTCACCGCGCGACACATTCGCTGGATGGCCCTCGGGTCGGCCATCGGCACCGGCCTCTTCATGGGCTCGGCCGGCGCCATTCAGAGCGCGGGCCCCGCGGTGCTCATCGCATACATCGTGGGCGGCGCCGCCGTATTCATGGTGATGCGCGCGCTCGGAGAGATGGCCGTGCGCCACCCCGTCTCAGGCTCCTTTGCCCAGTACGCTTCGCGCTACGTCGGCCCCTTCGCCGGCTTCGTTGCGGGGTGGACATACACGTTCGAAATGTTCGTCGTCGCTCTCGCCGACGTCACCGCGTTCGGCCTCTACATGGGCTTCTGGTTTCCAGACGTCGAACGCTGGGTCTGGGTGCTCGCGATCGTCTTCTTCATCGCGGCGCTCAACCTCATTAGCGTCAAGGTGTTCGGCGAGCTTGAGTTCTGGTTCTCGCTCATCAAAATCACGGCCATCGTGCTCATGATCGTCGGGGGAATCGCGATCATCATCTTCGGCCTCGGCAACCAGAGCGAAAACGCGGCGGGCATTCAGAACCTCGTGTCACACGGCGGCTTCATGCCAAACGGGCTGTGGGGGCTGCTCGCGTCGTTCACGATCGTCATGTTTGCGTTCGGCGGCATCGAGGTCATCGGCATCACCGCAGGCGAGGCACAGGAGCCACGCAAGGTGATCCCGAAGGCGATCAACTCGGTGCCCGTGCGCATCCTGCTCTTCTACGTACTCACCCTCGGCGTCATCATGTCGCTGCAGCCGTGGGACACCATCACGGGCGAAAAGAGCCCCTTCGTGTCGATCTTCGAATCGCTCGGCATCTCAGGCGCGGCCCACGTACTCAACGTCGTCGTCATCACCGCCGCCGTCTCGGCCATCAACGCCGACATCTTCGGTGCCGGCCGCATGCTGCACGGCCTCGCCGAACAGGGCCAAGCTCCCAAGGCCTTCATGAAGCTCACCCGCAACGGTGTGCCCTGGCTCACCGTCGTCACGATGGTCTCGGCACTGCTCGTCGGCGTCGTGCTCAACGCCCTCTTCCCCGACCAAATCTTCTTCCTCATCGCCGCCCTCGCGACCTTCGCGACCGTGCTCGTGTGGCTCATGATCCTCATCTCACACGTGCGTATGAAGCGCGAGATCGCACGCGAAGGCCTCCTGCCGAGCGAGTTCCCCGTGCCGCTGTGGCCCCTCGCCTCGTACCTCACGATCGGGTTCATCGGCTTCGTCATCATCATGATCGGCCTCGTCGAATCGACCCGGCCCGCGCTCATCGTGGGCGTCGTGTGGGTGCTCATTCTCTTCGCGAGCTACCAGCTGTTCTGCAAGGGCAAGGGGCGCGAGCGCCATTTCCTCGTCGACGAGACCGGGCCGATCAGCATCGACGAGCGGTAG
- a CDS encoding nitroreductase family protein, which produces MSHKHAVTSVPVLDMIKERWSPRAFDSGVELSDDIVVAALEAARWAPSANNSQPARFVVAKRGTREFDIILQHLVPVNAEWAQHASALVANIAAVRDTEGNDRPWAVYDLGQAVAYFTLQVQSQGFHLHQVGGFDAEGMHDALDLTDAHRIVSCTAIGKTTDPHEAGLNPKQLEQELSPRERHELEQLTALL; this is translated from the coding sequence ATGTCGCATAAGCACGCCGTCACCTCTGTTCCAGTCTTGGACATGATCAAAGAACGCTGGAGCCCCAGGGCCTTTGATTCGGGTGTCGAGCTGAGCGACGACATCGTGGTTGCGGCCCTCGAGGCTGCGCGCTGGGCACCCTCGGCGAACAACAGCCAGCCCGCACGCTTCGTGGTGGCGAAGCGCGGCACCCGCGAGTTCGACATCATTCTTCAGCACCTCGTGCCTGTGAACGCCGAATGGGCGCAGCACGCGAGCGCGCTCGTCGCCAACATCGCGGCGGTGCGCGACACCGAGGGCAACGACCGCCCCTGGGCCGTGTACGACCTCGGCCAGGCGGTCGCATACTTCACACTGCAGGTTCAGTCGCAGGGCTTTCACCTGCACCAGGTCGGCGGCTTCGACGCCGAGGGCATGCACGACGCCCTCGACCTCACCGACGCGCACCGCATCGTGTCGTGCACCGCGATCGGTAAGACGACCGACCCTCACGAGGCCGGGCTCAACCCGAAGCAGCTCGAGCAGGAGCTCAGCCCACGCGAGCGCCACGAGCTCGAGCAGCTGACGGCGCTGCTCTAA
- a CDS encoding aspartate aminotransferase family protein: protein MADYTDLNGAEQSFGDNAAQREVRENDRNYVFHSWSAQGKIDPLPIAKGEGARFWDYDGNEYLDFSSQLVNLNIGHGHPKMIKAIQDQAARLATIQPAFANDVRGELAKKIVEKSFDGARSVFFTNGGAEAIEYAVRLARHHTGRQKVMTRYRSYHGSTGTAIMMTGEPRRWANGIIDGSVVHFFGPYAYRSAFFAETPEQESERALAHLEQQIEVEGPGTIAAIVLETVTGTNGVFVPPPGYLEGVRALCDKYGIVMICDEVMVGFGRTGEWFAYQGFDVKPDLVTFAKGVNSGYVPLGGVVISEAVHNSFVDRPFPGGLTYSGHPLACAAGLATFDIFEDERIIERTRDLGERVVAPRLAEMLEKHPSVGEVRGKGLFWAIELVKNKETREALVPFNAAGDDAAPFNAVVAACKKAGLWPFAAGNRLQVAPPLVISEEDLVKGLDIIDEALTVADGYTV from the coding sequence ATGGCTGATTACACAGATCTCAACGGCGCCGAGCAGAGCTTCGGCGACAACGCTGCCCAGCGCGAAGTGCGCGAGAACGACCGCAACTACGTGTTCCACTCGTGGTCGGCACAGGGCAAGATCGATCCGCTGCCCATCGCAAAGGGTGAGGGCGCGCGCTTCTGGGATTACGACGGCAACGAATACCTCGACTTCTCGTCACAACTCGTGAACCTCAACATTGGGCACGGGCACCCGAAGATGATCAAGGCGATTCAGGACCAGGCTGCACGCCTCGCGACCATTCAGCCCGCCTTCGCCAACGACGTGCGCGGCGAGCTCGCGAAGAAGATCGTCGAGAAGTCGTTTGACGGCGCCCGCTCGGTGTTCTTCACGAACGGCGGAGCCGAAGCCATCGAATACGCCGTGCGCCTCGCGCGCCACCACACCGGCCGCCAGAAGGTCATGACGCGCTACCGCTCGTACCACGGCTCGACCGGCACCGCGATCATGATGACGGGTGAGCCCCGCCGCTGGGCCAACGGCATCATCGACGGCTCGGTCGTGCACTTCTTCGGTCCCTACGCCTACCGCTCGGCATTCTTCGCCGAGACCCCGGAGCAGGAGTCGGAGCGCGCACTCGCACACCTCGAACAGCAGATCGAGGTCGAGGGCCCCGGAACCATCGCCGCGATCGTGCTCGAGACCGTCACCGGCACCAACGGCGTGTTCGTGCCGCCTCCGGGCTACCTCGAGGGTGTTCGAGCGCTGTGCGACAAGTACGGCATCGTGATGATCTGCGACGAGGTCATGGTCGGTTTCGGCCGCACCGGCGAGTGGTTCGCCTACCAGGGCTTCGACGTGAAGCCCGACCTCGTCACCTTCGCGAAGGGCGTGAACTCGGGATACGTGCCGCTCGGCGGCGTCGTCATCTCAGAGGCCGTGCACAACAGCTTCGTCGATCGCCCCTTCCCTGGCGGCCTCACCTACTCGGGCCACCCGCTCGCCTGCGCCGCGGGGCTTGCGACCTTCGACATCTTCGAAGATGAGCGGATCATCGAGCGCACGCGAGACCTCGGCGAGCGCGTCGTCGCTCCCCGGCTCGCCGAGATGCTCGAGAAGCATCCCTCGGTTGGCGAGGTGCGCGGCAAGGGCCTCTTCTGGGCGATCGAGCTCGTGAAGAACAAGGAGACCCGCGAGGCGCTCGTGCCGTTCAACGCGGCCGGCGACGACGCTGCCCCCTTCAACGCCGTCGTCGCGGCGTGCAAGAAGGCGGGCCTCTGGCCGTTCGCCGCGGGCAACCGCCTGCAGGTCGCGCCGCCACTCGTCATCAGCGAAGAAGACCTCGTGAAGGGCCTCGACATCATCGACGAGGCGCTCACGGTCGCTGACGGCTACACCGTTTAG